The following proteins are encoded in a genomic region of Thioclava nitratireducens:
- a CDS encoding HPr kinase/phosphorylase, with amino-acid sequence MTGSDDLSTNLHASAVALDPERGVLIRGASGSGKSLLALRLMALGASLVADDRVDLRAENGELIASAPEMIAGRIEARGVGILRADPLSHARIILLVDLDREETARLPTCRKDSMLGVSLPLVLRVQHRHLDVAILQWLKGGRWA; translated from the coding sequence ATGACCGGGTCGGACGACCTCTCGACCAATCTCCATGCCAGTGCCGTCGCGCTCGACCCCGAGCGCGGCGTTCTTATTCGCGGCGCGTCGGGCAGCGGCAAGTCTCTCCTCGCGCTGCGGTTGATGGCGCTGGGGGCGTCGCTCGTAGCCGATGACCGGGTTGACCTGCGGGCCGAGAACGGGGAGCTGATCGCCAGCGCGCCGGAGATGATCGCGGGCCGGATTGAGGCGCGCGGCGTCGGTATCCTGAGGGCCGATCCCCTGTCGCATGCCCGCATCATCCTGCTCGTCGACCTCGACCGGGAAGAGACCGCGCGCCTCCCAACCTGTCGAAAAGACAGTATGTTGGGGGTCAGTCTGCCCCTTGTGCTGCGCGTGCAGCATCGTCATCTTGATGTGGCAATCCTGCAATGGCTGAAAGGGGGCCGATGGGCGTGA